In Paenibacillus phoenicis, one genomic interval encodes:
- a CDS encoding ATP-binding protein: MTHSGKTTFAAELEIAMEPDAVVIDQDNHAAFINAHYRKLRPSEGPNTLKFSITNTIVTYAVDHSSMHIILSNSNLHEPSRRDVLRFFQEKGFKRILVYFDLPLNLLEERINRTQRNKTIFRSASSFQGSLRSTKRLKTGSTDSRRSGLFLCHQGSVRHPCNHCADQETHYIERSEFAQKAIAQKYRRGSATAGFLLFRFFWGDIRSLSGIPPASTIKGKQ; this comes from the coding sequence ATGACGCATAGCGGAAAAACGACATTTGCCGCGGAGCTGGAAATCGCCATGGAGCCTGATGCAGTCGTCATTGATCAGGATAATCATGCAGCATTTATTAACGCCCATTATCGGAAGCTGCGACCCTCAGAAGGGCCAAACACGTTAAAATTCTCCATCACTAACACGATTGTGACGTATGCGGTAGATCATAGTTCCATGCACATCATTTTAAGCAATTCGAATCTGCATGAACCCTCGCGAAGGGATGTGCTTCGCTTTTTTCAGGAGAAGGGGTTTAAGCGTATTCTGGTTTACTTTGATCTGCCCTTGAACTTGTTAGAGGAACGAATCAATAGGACGCAGAGAAATAAAACGATCTTTCGCAGTGCATCTAGTTTTCAAGGAAGTCTTAGATCGACAAAGAGGCTTAAAACTGGATCGACCGACTCCAGAAGAAGCGGATTATTTCTTTGTCATCAAGGATCCGTGCGACATCCCTGCAATCATTGCGCAGATCAAGAAACTCATTACATTGAACGAAGTGAGTTTGCCCAAAAAGCTATAGCCCAAAAGTACAGGAGGGGATCGGCAACGGCCGGTTTCCTCCTGTTCCGATTTTTTTGGGGCGATATAAGGTCGTTGTCTGGAATTCCTCCCGCTTCTACCATAAAGGGGAAACAGTAA
- a CDS encoding NAD-dependent epimerase/dehydratase family protein — MKTISELEQRLSEPSDRLIRDLAQLDGDVLILGVGGKMGPSLAKLLARGLAAAGKTTKVTGVSRFSSGTLREELEAAGIRTISADLLDETAMSHLPEAPNVIYMAGHKFGTTGREYYTWAMNAYLPGRVAEKFKASRIVAFSSGNIYPLTEITKGGASEETAPAPIGEYAQSCLGRERVFEYFSRKNGTPLVNFRLNYAIDMRYGILLEVAKAVKEREPIDLNMGMVNVIWQGDANEMAIRSLLHCASPPKTINVTGPETVSIRWLAERFGEAFGIQPIFTGEEQPTALLSNASTSHALWGYPLVSLRQMMHWTVEWIEAGGATLGKPTHFQERGGVF, encoded by the coding sequence ATGAAAACGATATCGGAGTTGGAGCAGCGGTTAAGCGAGCCCTCAGACCGGCTGATTCGGGATCTGGCCCAACTGGACGGCGATGTGCTGATTCTTGGGGTCGGTGGAAAAATGGGCCCCAGCTTGGCGAAGCTGCTCGCCCGGGGCTTGGCCGCCGCAGGGAAGACCACGAAGGTCACCGGCGTGTCGCGGTTTTCTTCAGGAACGCTGCGGGAAGAGCTGGAGGCTGCCGGCATTCGCACCATTTCAGCGGACCTGCTGGATGAAACCGCGATGTCGCACTTGCCGGAGGCGCCAAATGTGATTTACATGGCTGGCCATAAGTTTGGAACGACCGGGCGCGAGTATTATACCTGGGCAATGAACGCTTATTTGCCAGGGCGGGTCGCGGAGAAGTTTAAGGCGTCGCGGATCGTCGCTTTCTCGTCCGGCAATATTTATCCGCTGACGGAGATCACGAAAGGCGGGGCTTCCGAAGAAACCGCGCCTGCGCCGATTGGTGAATACGCGCAATCCTGCTTGGGGCGGGAGCGGGTGTTTGAGTATTTTTCTCGTAAAAACGGTACTCCGCTGGTCAACTTCCGGCTGAATTATGCGATTGATATGCGTTACGGCATCTTGCTGGAGGTCGCCAAAGCGGTGAAGGAGCGGGAGCCCATCGACCTGAATATGGGCATGGTCAACGTCATTTGGCAGGGGGACGCCAATGAAATGGCGATTCGCTCGCTGCTCCATTGTGCTTCACCGCCGAAGACGATCAATGTCACCGGACCGGAGACCGTATCGATCCGTTGGCTGGCCGAACGGTTTGGCGAAGCCTTCGGGATCCAGCCGATATTCACCGGGGAGGAACAGCCGACCGCATTATTGAGCAATGCCTCCACCTCCCATGCTTTATGGGGGTATCCGCTAGTTTCCTTGAGACAAATGATGCATTGGACGGTCGAGTGGATTGAGGCCGGGGGCGCAACTTTAGGCAAACCTACGCATTTTCAGGAAAGGGGAGGGGTGTTCTGA
- a CDS encoding dihydrodipicolinate synthase family protein has product MGEQPQLKPELNQLLHRGTVIPAHPLALDAARRLDERRQRALTRYYIAAGSGGIAVGVHSTQFQIRDPEIGLFEPVLRLAAEEVDAAGLQRPFLKVAGICGPTDQAVREAELAAGLGYDLGLVSNGGLADYSEAELLRRTEAISEVLPVCGFYLQPAVGGRRLSFAFWRELAELPGVKAIKIAPFNRYQTLDVVRAICESSRRDDIALYTGNDDNIVADLLTVYQCRTAAGQTVEKRIVGGLLGHWAVWTSKAVELLEEILALRESGAPIPSELLTRGIRITDANAAFFDAANGFKGCLPGIHEVLRRQGLLYGRWCLDPEEELSPGQIEEIDRVYRAYPDLNDDQFVQAGLQQWLGH; this is encoded by the coding sequence ATGGGCGAGCAACCGCAGTTGAAACCTGAACTGAACCAGCTGCTGCATCGCGGAACCGTGATCCCCGCGCACCCGCTGGCGCTGGACGCGGCGCGCCGGTTGGATGAGCGGCGGCAACGCGCGTTAACGCGGTATTACATCGCCGCCGGCAGCGGCGGAATCGCGGTCGGTGTCCACTCGACGCAATTCCAGATCCGCGACCCTGAGATCGGCCTGTTTGAACCGGTGCTCCGCCTGGCCGCCGAGGAGGTGGATGCCGCCGGGCTTCAGCGCCCGTTCCTCAAGGTGGCGGGCATTTGCGGCCCAACCGACCAGGCCGTTCGCGAAGCCGAGCTGGCCGCCGGGCTCGGCTACGACCTGGGGCTGGTCAGCAACGGCGGGCTGGCGGACTACAGCGAAGCCGAGCTGCTCCGCCGTACGGAAGCGATCTCGGAGGTGCTTCCCGTCTGCGGCTTCTATTTGCAGCCGGCCGTGGGGGGAAGGCGGCTTAGCTTTGCGTTTTGGCGCGAACTGGCCGAGCTGCCGGGGGTGAAGGCGATCAAAATCGCCCCCTTTAACCGTTACCAAACGCTGGATGTGGTACGGGCGATTTGCGAATCCAGCCGCCGGGACGACATTGCCTTGTATACGGGGAATGACGATAACATCGTTGCCGATTTGCTGACGGTCTACCAATGCCGCACCGCCGCGGGGCAAACGGTGGAGAAGCGAATCGTTGGCGGCCTGCTGGGTCACTGGGCAGTGTGGACGTCCAAAGCGGTGGAGCTGCTAGAGGAAATCCTCGCTCTCCGTGAAAGCGGAGCCCCGATTCCTTCGGAGCTGCTAACCCGCGGCATCCGAATTACCGATGCGAATGCAGCTTTTTTTGATGCGGCGAACGGGTTTAAGGGCTGTCTTCCCGGCATTCATGAAGTGCTGCGGCGCCAAGGCTTGCTGTACGGGAGATGGTGCCTCGATCCGGAGGAAGAGCTGTCGCCGGGACAAATTGAAGAAATTGATCGCGTCTATCGCGCATATCCTGATCTTAATGATGATCAGTTTGTCCAAGCCGGGTTGCAGCAATGGCTGGGTCATTAA
- a CDS encoding alginate lyase family protein: protein MALKKQGSLETRRFYWNEEDRTFIVDACRRHWPEEVEQVLHRARLAARNTFIFTHRWDMERCEEEVTFENGINWYYRHNEDLEWLVMLNRARYMGELGQAYWLTGDESYALAYIRLLKDWMTQNPLTEAEVRESAGRSYNVKDTWRKLDSGIRITHWLKGYYCVRGSKHWGEEEEALFLEAVRRHGMYLNIAYTPHDRQSNWGFLETNGLFQLALLFPELEEAANWLQTAIERLAEMCPLQVYDDGLQNEQSSMYHHEVLHCLFESAWLAELNGITLPSVLRDTLNRMYTASLTIVQPDGRQPNFSDSDSTDIRDVLARGAVLYRRGDLKSQAYAVLDYEGIWYFTQKGFELYEQLEAKAPDFVSKELAQSGYAFMRSDWHRAARYLWFDNGHMDVIRAHGHDDALHISLFAYGREFLVDPGRCTYMENRDRQYFKESLQHNTVSVDGQTISDYVDSWKWNNVARSLGRVWRTAPEYDYAQGGHDGYWRLSRPVQVLRQILFVKPDYWVVVDTCRSHGDAEHAYALPFHLAEGLEVRFQADGHLVIGDAGDGEGPVLRILPVHPVKIDVEPSWISRNYNERTPSCRVILRQSGQGLTQFVTVLYPAQRQSEVPPVIRLLDVRDSYGNTVPKELATALSITHGGGEDAVLFSHQGPRSYQFAGVHLSGDVLLVRRSNAAASPIESYIVNV from the coding sequence ATGGCGCTTAAGAAGCAAGGAAGCTTGGAAACACGGCGTTTTTATTGGAATGAGGAGGATCGAACATTTATCGTGGATGCCTGCCGCAGGCATTGGCCGGAGGAAGTGGAGCAGGTGCTGCACCGGGCCAGGTTGGCTGCGCGGAACACGTTTATTTTCACCCATCGCTGGGATATGGAACGCTGCGAAGAGGAAGTTACCTTCGAGAACGGGATCAATTGGTATTACCGGCATAACGAGGATTTGGAATGGCTGGTGATGCTGAACCGCGCGAGGTACATGGGCGAGCTGGGGCAAGCGTATTGGTTAACCGGCGATGAATCGTACGCTCTGGCGTATATTCGGCTGTTGAAGGATTGGATGACGCAGAACCCGCTAACGGAAGCGGAAGTGCGGGAGAGCGCCGGTCGAAGCTATAACGTCAAGGACACTTGGCGGAAGCTGGACAGCGGCATCCGGATCACGCATTGGCTCAAGGGCTATTATTGTGTGCGCGGTTCGAAGCATTGGGGGGAGGAAGAGGAAGCGTTATTCCTCGAAGCGGTCCGACGTCACGGGATGTATCTGAACATCGCTTATACGCCGCATGACCGGCAAAGCAACTGGGGCTTTCTCGAAACGAATGGCCTATTTCAACTGGCGCTCTTGTTCCCTGAACTGGAGGAAGCAGCAAACTGGCTGCAAACAGCGATTGAACGACTGGCTGAAATGTGTCCGCTCCAAGTCTATGACGACGGCCTGCAAAATGAACAAAGCAGCATGTACCACCATGAGGTGCTGCATTGCTTATTTGAATCGGCGTGGCTTGCGGAGCTTAACGGCATTACGTTACCTTCTGTCCTGCGCGATACCTTAAACCGTATGTACACCGCCTCGCTGACGATCGTTCAGCCGGATGGACGCCAGCCGAATTTTAGCGACAGCGACAGTACGGATATCCGCGATGTACTGGCGCGAGGGGCGGTGCTGTACCGACGGGGGGATTTGAAGTCGCAAGCTTACGCTGTGCTGGATTACGAAGGGATCTGGTATTTCACGCAAAAAGGGTTCGAGCTTTACGAGCAACTTGAAGCTAAAGCGCCGGATTTCGTCTCCAAGGAGCTGGCGCAAAGCGGGTATGCCTTCATGCGCAGCGATTGGCATCGGGCGGCCCGTTACCTTTGGTTTGATAACGGGCATATGGATGTGATTCGGGCCCACGGTCATGACGATGCCCTGCACATCAGCCTATTTGCTTACGGCCGCGAGTTTCTGGTTGATCCGGGGCGTTGCACCTATATGGAGAACCGGGATCGTCAGTATTTTAAGGAATCGCTCCAGCATAATACGGTCTCTGTCGACGGGCAGACGATTTCGGACTATGTGGATTCCTGGAAGTGGAACAACGTCGCCCGTTCGCTGGGCCGCGTATGGCGGACCGCTCCGGAATACGATTATGCCCAAGGGGGCCATGACGGCTATTGGCGCTTGTCCCGTCCGGTTCAAGTGCTGCGGCAAATCCTGTTCGTCAAGCCGGATTATTGGGTTGTCGTCGACACCTGCCGTTCCCATGGAGACGCGGAGCATGCGTATGCGCTACCCTTTCATTTGGCCGAAGGGCTTGAAGTGCGGTTTCAAGCCGATGGCCATCTCGTCATCGGAGACGCTGGCGATGGCGAGGGACCCGTGCTGCGAATTTTACCGGTTCACCCGGTGAAGATCGACGTGGAACCCAGCTGGATTTCCCGTAACTATAACGAAAGAACTCCGTCCTGCAGAGTGATCCTTCGCCAATCTGGCCAAGGGTTGACGCAGTTTGTTACGGTGTTATACCCTGCCCAGCGGCAGAGCGAGGTACCGCCGGTCATCCGTCTGCTGGACGTACGGGACAGCTACGGTAATACCGTTCCAAAGGAGTTGGCAACGGCCCTGTCGATTACGCATGGCGGCGGGGAGGATGCGGTGTTATTTTCGCACCAGGGTCCTCGAAGTTATCAATTTGCCGGCGTTCACCTCAGCGGCGATGTGCTGCTGGTACGCCGATCTAACGCGGCAGCATCCCCCATTGAATCGTATATCGTTAACGTCTAG
- a CDS encoding ABC transporter substrate-binding protein codes for MGRLGRKRKGIGAIVILTFMLVVSACSGGGNGAPSSNGGGEGQPQNQPQEAADKPVELRLGYYSSAQTDAKMQELIAKFQEKHPNIKIKTESSPYNQFFQKLDTQIAAESAPDLWLSDGVLVPKYAERGVLKDLTEWIERDLQKDDYYGLDFNKDANGKYWGVPQGIQIAVLYYNKDMFDEAKVEYPTEDWTWDDLKAAAEKLTKDSSGVYATDPAFDKNKVTQYGLTFFSITEGWMTVLKSYGGGVLDETLTKSIINTPENKQAMEWIVDGMQRELLTTPSDLKSFQSNMAPFPSKAAAMRIGIYARTIDANAAGLNYDVTLLPKGPEGKRFSPVIANSWVINKKAEGAKGEAAWEWVKYWATEDDVQKEWASLGEAVPVKKSVANSEQFLSGKPDNKQAFLDSFEFAGTLDVNAVWSEWVGKFGDSINRAFEGEISVDEALTQSDKDVQQVLDEFYKK; via the coding sequence ATGGGACGTCTGGGTAGAAAGCGGAAAGGCATAGGGGCTATCGTCATATTGACGTTCATGTTGGTCGTATCGGCTTGTTCCGGAGGAGGGAACGGGGCTCCGTCCAGCAATGGCGGCGGTGAGGGACAACCGCAAAATCAACCGCAGGAGGCGGCCGACAAACCGGTGGAGCTGAGACTCGGCTATTATTCCTCGGCGCAAACCGATGCCAAGATGCAGGAGCTGATCGCCAAGTTTCAGGAGAAGCATCCGAATATTAAGATCAAGACGGAGTCTTCACCGTATAATCAGTTCTTCCAGAAGCTCGATACGCAAATCGCTGCCGAAAGCGCGCCCGACCTTTGGTTGTCCGACGGCGTGCTTGTCCCGAAATACGCAGAGCGTGGCGTGTTAAAGGACTTAACCGAATGGATTGAACGGGATTTGCAGAAGGACGACTATTACGGACTTGACTTCAACAAGGACGCGAACGGGAAATATTGGGGCGTCCCGCAGGGCATTCAAATCGCGGTTCTCTACTATAACAAGGACATGTTCGATGAAGCAAAAGTGGAGTACCCAACCGAAGACTGGACCTGGGACGATCTCAAAGCAGCGGCTGAGAAGCTGACCAAGGATTCGAGCGGCGTGTATGCGACCGATCCCGCTTTTGACAAAAACAAAGTGACGCAATACGGCCTAACGTTCTTCAGCATAACAGAAGGCTGGATGACGGTGCTGAAATCGTACGGCGGCGGCGTGTTGGACGAAACGTTGACGAAGTCGATCATCAATACCCCGGAGAACAAGCAAGCGATGGAATGGATCGTAGACGGCATGCAGCGTGAGCTGTTAACAACCCCTTCCGATTTAAAAAGCTTCCAGAGCAACATGGCCCCCTTCCCAAGCAAAGCGGCAGCGATGCGCATCGGGATTTACGCCCGCACGATCGACGCCAACGCGGCAGGGCTTAATTACGACGTGACCTTGCTGCCTAAGGGTCCGGAAGGCAAGCGGTTCTCCCCGGTAATCGCCAACTCCTGGGTCATCAATAAGAAGGCGGAAGGCGCCAAGGGCGAGGCAGCCTGGGAATGGGTGAAATATTGGGCGACCGAAGACGACGTACAAAAAGAATGGGCCAGCTTAGGCGAAGCGGTGCCGGTGAAAAAATCGGTGGCCAACTCTGAGCAATTCTTAAGCGGTAAGCCCGACAACAAGCAGGCGTTCCTGGACAGCTTCGAATTCGCCGGAACGCTGGACGTCAACGCGGTCTGGAGCGAATGGGTCGGCAAGTTTGGAGACAGCATCAACCGGGCTTTCGAAGGCGAGATCAGCGTCGACGAGGCGTTAACTCAGTCGGATAAGGATGTGCAGCAGGTGCTGGACGAATTTTATAAGAAATAA
- a CDS encoding carbohydrate ABC transporter permease has translation MNMVEKSVELRTGDVTQVESPPIRRRRSRLHNDGKWGLLMVTPYIIHFLVFVLGSLLASLYFSFSEYDILNPPKWTGLDNYTKLLNEPVFWKALWNTVYFTILFVPLQTFFALVLAVALNQKLRALKLFRLAHFLPVISSWTVIMYVSDAVFNPRFGFANSLLQSIGLSPQKWLQDEHLVIPLLVLIAVWKGIGYIMVIYLAGLQNVSSEVYEAAEIDGAGTIQKFRRITVPLISSTTFLVLIMSTISTFQAFEQIYVMTGGAMDASSAGGPNKASLVLMIYLYQEGFSFLRMGYASAIAWVLFVILFLLTVVQMTLQKKWVHYE, from the coding sequence ATGAACATGGTTGAAAAATCGGTGGAACTTCGGACGGGAGACGTGACTCAGGTCGAGTCTCCTCCGATTCGCCGAAGACGAAGTCGCTTGCATAACGACGGCAAATGGGGGCTCCTGATGGTGACCCCCTATATCATTCATTTTCTCGTGTTTGTACTAGGTTCGCTGCTGGCCTCCTTGTATTTCAGCTTCTCCGAGTATGACATCCTGAATCCGCCGAAATGGACCGGATTGGACAACTACACCAAACTGCTGAACGAGCCGGTTTTCTGGAAAGCGCTGTGGAACACCGTCTATTTCACGATCTTGTTCGTGCCGCTGCAAACCTTTTTCGCCCTCGTCCTGGCGGTGGCGTTAAACCAGAAGCTGCGGGCATTAAAGCTGTTCCGGCTGGCGCATTTTTTGCCGGTCATCTCCTCCTGGACGGTCATTATGTACGTATCGGATGCGGTGTTCAACCCGCGGTTTGGGTTTGCCAATTCACTGCTGCAATCGATCGGCCTAAGTCCGCAAAAATGGCTCCAGGACGAACATCTCGTCATTCCGCTGCTCGTGCTCATCGCGGTGTGGAAGGGCATCGGGTACATTATGGTGATCTATTTGGCCGGACTGCAAAACGTCTCCTCCGAGGTATACGAGGCGGCTGAAATCGACGGTGCGGGGACGATCCAGAAGTTTCGCCGGATTACGGTACCGCTCATTTCGAGCACCACCTTCCTTGTGCTGATCATGAGTACGATCTCAACGTTCCAGGCGTTTGAGCAAATCTACGTCATGACCGGCGGGGCGATGGACGCTTCGTCCGCAGGCGGGCCTAACAAAGCGAGCCTGGTGCTGATGATTTACTTGTATCAGGAGGGCTTCTCGTTCCTGCGCATGGGGTATGCTTCCGCCATCGCCTGGGTGCTGTTCGTGATCCTGTTCTTGCTGACGGTCGTCCAAATGACGCTGCAGAAAAAGTGGGTGCATTACGAATGA
- a CDS encoding carbohydrate ABC transporter permease, giving the protein MKKKKIAGYIVIICSSLIMFLPFLTTVFNSLKSYAQYTKFPPEWLPSPVQWSNYAEVWKLGSFGQYTMNSVIITVLSVIGALISCSMVAFAFARLKFPFKNTLFLVVLGTMMIPPVVLIIPQFVIFKSLHLLDTLTPLWLIEWLAQPFGIFLMRQAFLGIPRDYEESARLDGCNPMQIYWRIFIPMCKPTFATLAVFTFMTKWNEILSPAIFLTSKENFTLPIGILSMAGQWSGNEQYMVAAALMSLIPILLVFLFAEKYFVQGSNSAGIK; this is encoded by the coding sequence ATGAAGAAGAAAAAAATCGCCGGTTACATCGTCATCATTTGCAGCTCGCTGATTATGTTTTTGCCTTTTCTCACAACGGTGTTTAACTCCTTGAAAAGCTATGCCCAATACACCAAATTTCCGCCGGAATGGCTGCCTTCGCCGGTGCAGTGGAGCAATTATGCCGAAGTGTGGAAGCTCGGTTCGTTTGGCCAGTATACGATGAACAGTGTCATCATCACGGTGCTGTCGGTGATTGGCGCATTGATTTCCTGCTCCATGGTGGCGTTTGCGTTTGCCCGGCTCAAGTTTCCGTTCAAAAACACCCTGTTCCTCGTCGTTCTCGGTACGATGATGATTCCGCCGGTCGTACTGATCATTCCGCAATTCGTGATCTTCAAGTCGCTGCACTTGCTCGACACGTTGACGCCGCTCTGGCTCATCGAATGGTTGGCTCAGCCGTTTGGTATTTTTCTGATGCGGCAAGCCTTTCTGGGCATCCCCCGGGATTATGAGGAGTCGGCCCGGCTGGACGGCTGCAATCCGATGCAGATTTATTGGCGGATCTTTATACCGATGTGTAAGCCTACCTTCGCGACGCTGGCGGTATTTACATTTATGACAAAATGGAACGAGATTTTGTCCCCCGCCATCTTCTTAACCTCGAAGGAAAACTTTACGCTGCCGATTGGCATCTTGTCTATGGCCGGCCAATGGTCGGGTAATGAACAATATATGGTCGCCGCCGCGTTGATGAGTCTGATTCCGATCCTGCTCGTGTTCTTGTTTGCGGAGAAGTATTTTGTGCAAGGGAGCAATTCCGCGGGTATTAAATAA
- a CDS encoding Gfo/Idh/MocA family protein, translated as MRYRVALIGAGGISRHHLDAIRQLGPERLTAVAVAEPDEAKGRVVATEYGLRWYDDYREMIIQEQPDIAIIALPHHLHEECAVFCAANGSHLLLEKPMALSSASCDVILNAVREAGVTLMVGHTQHYLPENRQAKALIGSGRLGKLVAIHDTRHKAYFEEDRPRWFLEKEKAGGGILMNLGAHSIDKIQWLTGSRVTKVKAVLSYEAPIGNVEGSGVVLAETEGGIGAVIVQSGYPGVAKDETELIFTGGMARLVSHQGLWISRDGQYEPAEEFQAQEAEEPFAAQLDDLLDAIEHHTEPECSGEYAKSVISVLEAVYRSQEEGAEQVVK; from the coding sequence ATGCGTTACCGGGTTGCATTGATCGGGGCTGGCGGCATTTCGCGCCATCATTTGGACGCGATCCGGCAGTTGGGGCCGGAGCGGCTGACCGCGGTGGCGGTGGCGGAGCCGGATGAGGCGAAGGGGCGGGTGGTGGCTACGGAATATGGCTTGAGATGGTACGACGACTATCGGGAGATGATCATTCAGGAACAGCCGGACATCGCCATTATTGCGTTGCCGCACCATCTGCACGAGGAATGTGCCGTCTTCTGCGCGGCAAACGGCAGCCATCTGCTGCTGGAGAAGCCGATGGCTTTAAGCTCGGCGTCCTGCGACGTCATTCTGAACGCGGTGAGGGAAGCGGGCGTCACATTGATGGTCGGGCACACGCAGCATTATTTGCCGGAGAACCGGCAAGCGAAAGCCTTAATCGGAAGCGGCCGGCTGGGCAAGCTGGTGGCGATTCACGACACCCGGCATAAAGCCTACTTCGAAGAGGACCGGCCGCGTTGGTTCCTGGAGAAGGAGAAGGCGGGCGGCGGCATCCTGATGAATTTGGGCGCCCACTCGATCGACAAAATCCAATGGCTCACCGGCAGCCGGGTGACCAAGGTTAAGGCGGTCCTAAGCTACGAAGCGCCGATCGGTAATGTGGAGGGCAGCGGTGTGGTCCTGGCGGAAACGGAAGGCGGCATCGGTGCAGTGATTGTTCAATCCGGCTATCCCGGTGTGGCGAAAGATGAGACGGAGCTGATTTTTACCGGCGGAATGGCCAGGTTGGTTTCGCACCAGGGACTATGGATCAGCCGTGATGGGCAATACGAGCCGGCAGAGGAATTCCAGGCTCAAGAGGCCGAAGAACCTTTTGCCGCACAGCTTGATGATCTGCTGGATGCGATCGAGCATCACACCGAGCCGGAGTGCTCCGGCGAATACGCCAAGTCCGTGATTTCTGTTCTGGAGGCGGTGTACCGTTCGCAGGAGGAGGGGGCGGAGCAGGTTGTTAAATAA
- a CDS encoding sugar phosphate isomerase/epimerase family protein produces MLNNPRTPAMKFSICSTGLKGMILEKVLEAAAQLQLHGVELWDGHLEAYLDSGGSPAELRRQFTEHQLVVPAISTYATFSKSKEDWEQDLQHIQRAARWAAELDCPRVRTFAGHLPSREANSALWEQVQSGLCAASEVCAQFGIRLAVEMHNNTLADTEESLAALLELGGPSVELIFDGFNFFVDQLDPLPALLKFYPRITHVHVKNYKWNHHDWAQSVPVPVLQGDSDQRTILQKLVELEYGGFVSFEYFGDQVLELTRLSYLEVANQFSGGGAKRP; encoded by the coding sequence TTGTTAAATAACCCAAGAACCCCCGCGATGAAATTCAGTATCTGCTCCACCGGACTCAAAGGGATGATCCTCGAAAAGGTGCTGGAAGCAGCTGCCCAGTTGCAGCTTCACGGCGTTGAGCTGTGGGACGGCCATCTTGAGGCGTATCTGGACAGCGGCGGCTCGCCCGCTGAGCTGCGGCGGCAATTCACAGAGCACCAGCTTGTTGTGCCAGCGATCAGCACGTATGCTACTTTTTCCAAAAGCAAAGAAGATTGGGAGCAGGATCTCCAGCACATCCAAAGGGCAGCCCGCTGGGCGGCAGAGCTGGACTGCCCAAGGGTTCGCACGTTCGCCGGACATCTGCCTTCCCGTGAGGCGAACTCTGCGTTATGGGAGCAAGTTCAATCCGGGTTGTGTGCGGCGTCGGAGGTTTGCGCGCAGTTTGGCATTCGCCTGGCCGTCGAAATGCACAACAATACGCTAGCTGATACGGAGGAGAGCCTCGCAGCACTGCTGGAGCTCGGGGGACCCTCGGTGGAGCTGATTTTCGACGGGTTTAATTTTTTCGTGGATCAGCTGGACCCGTTACCGGCGTTGCTGAAGTTCTATCCCCGAATCACGCACGTTCATGTCAAAAACTACAAATGGAACCACCACGACTGGGCTCAAAGCGTTCCCGTTCCCGTGCTGCAGGGAGACAGCGACCAGCGTACAATTCTGCAAAAGTTGGTGGAGCTGGAGTATGGCGGATTCGTCTCGTTTGAATATTTTGGCGATCAGGTCTTGGAGTTAACGCGGTTGTCCTATCTCGAAGTGGCAAATCAATTCTCCGGCGGAGGTGCAAAACGTCCGTGA